TTTTTTTTACGCATTTTTAATATCAAACAGACTacatttatacaataaataattttcaagTAACAATTATTTGATTTTTGAGAAAAGACATTCTACACTTGAATAATGAATGCACAAAAATAATCTTTGGcaaaacatattttgtatttgtgaATGCAGAGTAGTTTAAACAATAACATTTTccatttaataaattacaatttaatgtaCAACTAGCCGCATTgaaagcataaatataaaaaaataaataaatacgatcaaataaattacagtttcaaTTCGGAGGTTGCCTTCAACCTCAAACAAAACATTCTTGAGTGTTAATTCAGTCAATGaaatgaaattacattaaaactaCAAAGCGTCAGTTAGATGCTTCCAAAGTGCATCCTTGACCATGCATATGTTGTTCGGGGCTCCTGCTCAAGAGCAGTACTGGTGAATATCGTGTTTCCAAAGAGCATTCGTTTCCAAACAGCTTGGCTGAAATGAGTGATTGTGATGTCATAGCGAACATTCCGAGTTCCAAAAATCCAGATTTGTCCCTCCGTGGCGATGGAACTtgcaaaaacatcacaatcacgGAATCCACTCTCTTTCGTTCCGTTCTACCAGGCTTCTGAGCTGTCGCAGCTGGACCCGGGTGAGGGCGGGTCGGTGTCGCTGGTCCAGGTGCGCTCGGTGCGCAGCTTCTGCATGTTCCCCGTGATCAGTGTGAGGAGCGCGGCTTGCGATTGAGCTCCCGGCTCTCCTCCCTGGCTCTCCAGCAGAGTCACCAAGAAGTTGATATAGCGCATGGCCAGCCGCAGGATCTCGTTCTTGCTGAGCTTCTTCTCGGGCGGGTGTGTGGGGATGAGTTTCCGCAGGTCTGCGAAAGCTGTGTTCACGTTATGTTGGCGCCAGCGCTCGCGTGTGTTCGTGAACACCTTCCTAGTCATGATGCAGTACTTCTGCAAAAAAAAGACGGTCATGCCATTGTCTGATTATGAGCATGGGGAAAAATTAAAAGGATTTTGTTAATAGCAACAAGTACAAACACTTACCACTTTCTGTTGTCTTGAAGCTCTATGAATGTTGGAGCATCAGGCACAAATTTTCAGGCATGAAAAATAGTCTCCACATCAAGTGAAAGCAGCATGGAGCAGGGTGTTTAGGAAAGATAAAGTGCTGTCAGGTAATTGCAGAAGTAATAAATCAGCATCCGTCCTCTCTGTCTCTGCTAACCAACACTCCTGAACCCTTGAACAAACTCCTCAGATGGAAAACAGGAGAGGGATGGGGTTTGGCTTGTGCTTCTCATTTTTATAGTCATGCCGCTGTGTGACGTAGCAGGGTGTAAAGGGGTGATTTTTACATCTGCCATTAATGCGTTTAAATTGATTAACATAATGCGTTGTGTTTCCATTCACAGCTATAGCATCTGGGGGGCTAAATACAAAGAAATCCAACTTTTTACCAACTGAACATGTAAAACAACTTGCAGTCTAGTGTTTAAACCAAGCAGGGCACATTCATTTCATATAAAACGCTTTTGTATCCATCATGTCCTGTGCTTAATCttcaattaaaaaagtaaatagaaaaaaatattatgtttaaaaagaataataaaatagaaacacAAAAAATATCAACTTTAAATAGGTGtcaatggataaaaaaaagaattaatcaCACTTTTTTCCTGTAGTTAATTATGATTAACCCCACTTAACATTTAAGTTTTTgattatacttttatattgcaataatttcacattgaATCTTCAAATGAATGTAGAAACATCATAAAGACATCTTTATGTTTAATGACACCTTTTTATGAGGCAAGAATCACTGATGCCAGAACTCTATAGcctataactataactataatacaaatattttatatactttacaGTAGACTGCCAGTCATATTCATGCATGGATTGGCCATTTAAACAGGTAAGAGGAAATAAAATGAAGCCCATCTCATTGGTATAATCAGTCTCACCAAAATGTCAAgccaaatatttaagtttttgatGTTCTCATTTTTATCCACCaaataatgtgtaaatatatttggCATATTTTCCACTCTCTTTAAAAGTCAGCTGTACAAGTGTACATTTTCACATTGCACatcttttcaaataaatgaatggcACTTAATGAAGCAACTGAACCAGCATATACCATTTTACCCTGGAGAGTTTATTCATAATCTTAAACCATCGGGAAACAACAGAAAGGACAGACTATTCAAAGCAGACTTATTGCCTATGAGCTCTAACAAATACGTGGCTGTTGTACAATATGTGCTTCCCTCTTTTGTTGGGATGCTGGATGTCCACCTGCTAACAGATCTATTACAGCGACTCTGTCCAATAGTGAAGTGACATAATGAAAACCTTCCTCTTATTGGACAACACTGTGCCAAAATACCCCACAGCATATTCACCCTGACAGAGTAATAATATGGGCTTTGTCTGAATGTTGGTAATCTTGTTTAGAATGTCCTGGGGCTTCACATAAATTACACTAGGTTATGACAGAGGCAAGCTTGTGGATCAACACATTCTTCGGGGCCAAGGTCTCCGAAGCCCCCTCTCGCTCTCTCCCAAACTCTCAGCCTCGCTTCAGATCAAAAGCTGGTGTCTCGCTGCAGCAATTGTTGCGTTAAAAGTCTCTCTGAGAATTGTGGGGGATTTGCATAATGGGATTATGGAGGGATTAGGAGTCAGGCAGAGGACGGACACAGTTAGGACGGAGCCGAATTCACGACTCAAACCGCTCAACACATCCTGCAGCTGCAGAGCTGCCTTTCAGATCTGCCAAAAACTTCAGCAACACGCAAACCTGCCCGGAAACAAAACTCTCACCCAATCCACACTCAAACTTTCAGCCGACCTGAGCTCCGGTTTCCCACTGGAGAGAAACACCATGCAGTTGTTTCTCCAAGACAGTGATCCAATTAAACAAAGGCTTCGATATTTCTCCTGTGAAAAACACTCCATCTCTCAGATTTGGTCAAAAGTCTGCAACCCAAAATTTGTATTTGTCAAAAAAGTTTGAATTCCAGTATTTCAAAGACCAAATGAGCTATGCAGTCCAAATGAACTTTATCAAatgagtctgtttttattttaacgaATTCCACAACAAAACtggtatttaaatgaattaaaaataactaaattgaaAGAGCAAAATATGAGAAATACAATTTagcttattttaaataacattaaataatatatttaaattgtaaatacatacagcatagtattatattatataatatagtgtatataatatagtatatatatatatatatatatatatatatatatatatatatatatatatatatatatatatatatatatgtatatatttgctttaaaataatattctatacaaaatttcaatttattttaaatatattttaaaatgcttaatttcttttattcataattgtaaaaaaaatccattatatttaaaataaattacaaaaaaatctatttaattaaatttctttttaaatatatacagtatattatttatatgaaaaatgcaatatgagaaatataattttgatttcaaaataattataactgtaatatataactagaattaaaagttagtgaactaactttgatgttggcttggccatcttggccatggggcaaaagagccacagtacttgtgtgcccaacattcttgagttgccccgctgcaaaaaataaaaaataataataccataaaaaatacacctgcaacagtctttttccatggtcccttgctgttttcttttttaataaaaagcctaggctatga
The sequence above is drawn from the Carassius auratus strain Wakin chromosome 5, ASM336829v1, whole genome shotgun sequence genome and encodes:
- the LOC113069023 gene encoding T-cell acute lymphocytic leukemia protein 2-like; amino-acid sequence: MTRKVFTNTRERWRQHNVNTAFADLRKLIPTHPPEKKLSKNEILRLAMRYINFLVTLLESQGGEPGAQSQAALLTLITGNMQKLRTERTWTSDTDPPSPGSSCDSSEAW